In Tursiops truncatus isolate mTurTru1 chromosome X, mTurTru1.mat.Y, whole genome shotgun sequence, the following proteins share a genomic window:
- the AP1S2 gene encoding AP-1 complex subunit sigma-2 isoform X1, with the protein MQFMLLFSRQGKLRLQKWYVPLSDKEKKKITRELVQTVLARKPKMCSFLEWRDLKIVYKRYASLYFCCAIEDQDNELITLEIIHRYVELLDKYFGSVCELDIIFNFEKAYFILDEFLLGGEVQETSKKNVLKAIEQADLLQEEAETPRSVLEEIGLT; encoded by the exons ATGCAGTTTATGTTGCTTTTTAGTCGTCAGGGAAAGCTTCGACTGCAGAAATGGTACGTCCCATTAtcagacaaagagaagaaaaagatcacAAGAGAACTTGTTCAAACCGTTTTAGCACGGAAACCTAAAATGTGCAGCTTTCTTGAGTGGCGAGATCTGAAGATTGTTTACaaaag ATATGCCAGTCTGTATTTTTGCTGTGCTATTGAGGATCAGGACAATGAACTAATTACCCTGGAAATAATTCATCGTTATGTGGAATTACTTGACAAATATTTTGGCAGT gtGTGTGAActtgatatcatctttaattttgagaaggcttattttattttggatgagTTTCTTTTGGGAGGAGAAGTTCAGGAAACATCCAAGAAAAATGTCCTTAAAGCAATTGAGCAGGCTGATCTACTACAGGAG
- the AP1S2 gene encoding AP-1 complex subunit sigma-2 isoform X2, with amino-acid sequence MQFMLLFSRQGKLRLQKWYVPLSDKEKKKITRELVQTVLARKPKMCSFLEWRDLKIVYKRYASLYFCCAIEDQDNELITLEIIHRYVELLDKYFGSVCELDIIFNFEKAYFILDEFLLGGEVQETSKKNVLKAIEQADLLQEPRHEYFNVPVY; translated from the exons ATGCAGTTTATGTTGCTTTTTAGTCGTCAGGGAAAGCTTCGACTGCAGAAATGGTACGTCCCATTAtcagacaaagagaagaaaaagatcacAAGAGAACTTGTTCAAACCGTTTTAGCACGGAAACCTAAAATGTGCAGCTTTCTTGAGTGGCGAGATCTGAAGATTGTTTACaaaag ATATGCCAGTCTGTATTTTTGCTGTGCTATTGAGGATCAGGACAATGAACTAATTACCCTGGAAATAATTCATCGTTATGTGGAATTACTTGACAAATATTTTGGCAGT gtGTGTGAActtgatatcatctttaattttgagaaggcttattttattttggatgagTTTCTTTTGGGAGGAGAAGTTCAGGAAACATCCAAGAAAAATGTCCTTAAAGCAATTGAGCAGGCTGATCTACTACAGGAG